A DNA window from Nerophis lumbriciformis linkage group LG03, RoL_Nlum_v2.1, whole genome shotgun sequence contains the following coding sequences:
- the jund gene encoding transcription factor JunD, with amino-acid sequence MERSFYSSASFSPRSAMMKKDVHLSLDEHAPELKTAADGLLNSPDLGLLKLASPDLERLIIQSHSNGGHHAASQFLYPKSASDEQEFAEGFVKALEDLHKQNQLSEAGCDRLELLGGAGAGAVGSSGLHDLPVYTTLNGYAGATAINYATDTIPFPPPPPAHLSPQQQQALSRLQSGVKDEPQTVPDMQSLGDSPPLSPIDMDNQERIKAERKKLRNRIAASKCRKRKLERISRLEDKVKTLKTQNTELASTASVLREQVAQLKQKVMNHVSSGCQLLPNQVQAY; translated from the coding sequence ATGGAAAGGAGCTTCTATTCGTCCGCCAGCTTCTCCCCGCGCAGCGCCATGATGAAGAAGGACGTCCACCTCAGCCTGGACGAACACGCACCCGAGCTCAAGACCGCCGCCGACGGCCTGCTCAACTCGCCGGACTTGGGGCTTCTCAAGCTGGCCTCCCCGGACTTGGAGCGCCTGATCATCCAGTCCCACAGCAACGGCGGCCACCACGCCGCGTCCCAGTTCCTCTACCCGAAGTCCGCCAGCGACGAGCAGGAGTTCGCGGAAGGCTTCGTGAAGGCTCTGGAGGACCTCCACAAGCAGAACCAGCTGAGCGAGGCGGGCTGCGACAGGCTGGAGCTCCTGGGAGGCGCCGGCGCCGGCGCGGTGGGCTCCTCCGGGCTGCACGATCTGCCGGTCTACACCACCCTGAACGGCTACGCGGGCGCCACCGCGATCAACTACGCCACGGACACCATCCCCTTCCCGCCGCCGCCGCCCGCGCACCTCAGCCCGCAGCAGCAGCAGGCCTTGTCGCGGCTCCAGTCCGGCGTGAAGGACGAGCCGCAGACCGTCCCGGACATGCAGAGCCTGGGCGACAGCCCGCCCCTGTCGCCCATAGACATGGACAACCAGGAGCGCATTAAGGCGGAGAGGAAGAAGCTGCGCAACCGGATAGCCGCCTCCAAGTGCCGCAAGCGGAAACTGGAGAGGATCTCCCGGCTGGAGGACAAGGTGAAGACGCTGAAGACGCAGAACACCGAGCTGGCGTCCACGGCCTCCGTCCTCCGCGAGCAGGTCGCCCAGCTCAAGCAGAAGGTGATGAACCACGTCAGCAGCGGCTGCCAACTTTTGCCCAACCAAGTCCAAGCTTACTAA